In the Candidatus Woesearchaeota archaeon genome, AAATTATTTCATTTAACATAGATTAAGTCTACTTCGTTGTGGTGTTCGTGTTTTGTTTTGGGGAAAGTTTTATATTGTGTTTTGTTTTGTGTTTGATGAAAGGTTTATTGGTGTTTGGGGATAGTATAACTCTTGGTAGGGGTGTTGCTCCTTGTAGGGGTTGGGCTGGGTTTTTGAAGGATTATTTTGAGGCTCAGGATATTCATAATGTTCTTTATAACTTGGGTGTTCCTGGTGATTCTTCTCGTGACTTGTTGGGTAGGTTCGGGATTGAGGCTGAGGCTCGTGTTAAATATATTCGTGAGTCTGATAAGTACATAATATTAATTGGTATTGGTGTGAATGATTCTAGGGGTATGGGTTCTCCTGATGATTTTTGTGTTTCTTTGGATGAGTATTTTTTGAATGTTAAGAAAATTGTTGGGTTGGCTAAGTCTTTTACGAAGGATGTTGTTCTTGTTAGTTTGGTTCCTGTTGATGAATCCTTGATGCCTTTTGAGAACACTTTTTTTAGTAATGAGGTTATTAAAAAATATAATGAATCTCTTTTAAGTATTTCTGAGGAGTTAGGTGTTTTGTATTGTGATGTTTTTAATGAATTTGTTAATAGGGATTATTCTGTTTTGTTATTTGATGGTGTTCATCCTAACAAAGATGGTTATGAATTTATGTATTCTGTGATTAAGAATTTCTTGGTGGAACACAAATTAATTAATTAGTCTTATTTGTCTTTGGTGTTTTAAGAAATATTTATTTTGCTACTATGAGTGTGCTTGTTAGTCTTACTTCTTCTTTGTTTCTTACTTTTTCTAGTACGAATCTTGCTACTGATTCTGGTTCTGGTGCTTTTACTTTTATTATTAAGTCCCATTCCCCGAATAATATGTGTGCTTCTTGTACTTCTTCTAAGTCTCGGAATTCTTCGACTATGTCTTCTACTCCTGATTCATCTAGTGCTACTAATATGTATGCATACATGAAAAACCACCTCGCTTCGTTATTAATAATTCTTTTTGAATTATAAAGTTTATCTAATTATTATGTTTTTTTTTGGTTTTTTTCAAAATGTTTTTATAATATCGCGAATTCCTTTTTTTTTGTGAGGTTGATAACATGATGATAGGAAAAAAAGTTGATGATTTCTCTGCGGAAGTTTTTCATAATGACGAAATTAAAAAGATTAAATTATCTGATTATAAAGGTAAGTGGTTGGTTTTATTGTTTTATCCTGCGGATTTCACTTTTGTTTGTCCTACTGAGTTAGAGGAGGCTGCTGATTCTTATGAGGATTTTAAGAAGGAGAACGCTGAGATTCTTAGTGTTAGTACTGATACTGCTTTTGTTCATAAGGCGTGGCATGATAATTCTCCTGCTATAAAGAAGATTAAGTATCCTATGATTGCTGATCCTACTGGTAATATTTGTAGGCAGTTTAATACTTATTTGGCTGAGGAAG is a window encoding:
- a CDS encoding redoxin domain-containing protein, which translates into the protein MIGKKVDDFSAEVFHNDEIKKIKLSDYKGKWLVLLFYPADFTFVCPTELEEAADSYEDFKKENAEILSVSTDTAFVHKAWHDNSPAIKKIKYPMIADPTGNICRQFNTYLAEEGLSLRGSFIIDPDGILRAMDVHDNSIGRNIQEILRKLQASKFVSENQGLVCPASWKPGSKTLKPGMDLVGKL
- a CDS encoding Lrp/AsnC ligand binding domain-containing protein, translated to MYAYILVALDESGVEDIVEEFRDLEEVQEAHILFGEWDLIIKVKAPEPESVARFVLEKVRNKEEVRLTSTLIVAK
- a CDS encoding SGNH/GDSL hydrolase family protein, which encodes MFGDSITLGRGVAPCRGWAGFLKDYFEAQDIHNVLYNLGVPGDSSRDLLGRFGIEAEARVKYIRESDKYIILIGIGVNDSRGMGSPDDFCVSLDEYFLNVKKIVGLAKSFTKDVVLVSLVPVDESLMPFENTFFSNEVIKKYNESLLSISEELGVLYCDVFNEFVNRDYSVLLFDGVHPNKDGYEFMYSVIKNFLVEHKLIN